The Zingiber officinale cultivar Zhangliang chromosome 9A, Zo_v1.1, whole genome shotgun sequence genome window below encodes:
- the LOC122021339 gene encoding amino acid permease 3-like, translated as MSENGAAMCCQQTAFAPQSISLELGDGHQTVDGGSECYDDDDGRTKRTGTLWMASAHIVTAVIGSGVLSLAWATGKLFWASDPMTGKHSYNYMNAIRCGGKRSRPRTIQR; from the exons ATGAGTGAGAACGGCGCCGCCATGTGCTGCCAGCAGACTGCTTTCGCTCCCCAGAGCATCTCACTCGAGCTTGGGGACGGGCACCAGACCGTCGATGGTGGAAGCGAGTGCTACGACGACGACGACGGCCGGACCAAGCGGACTG GGACCTTGTGGATGGCGAGCGCACACATCGTGACGGCGGTGATCGGCTCCGGCGTACTTTCGCTGGCCTGGGCGACCGGGAAACTCTTCTGGGCCAGCGATCCCATGACCGGGAAGCACAGCTACAACTACATGAACGCCATCAGATGCGGTGGTAAAAGGAGCCGGCCGAGGACGATTCAAAGATAG
- the LOC122019852 gene encoding lipase-like PAD4 — MASRMELERSMFETSHVLGALLASSPLLTQAWSGCLRANAGSTSFVLDRCGDTVFVAFSGAQITASSPAATSGLCGGFFDPVPLPSDSRELFAPLEAGEGNDGGKPQPVLLQAGALHLFMNFYHSSEFQLMISETKNQLVVLTGHSMGGCLASLLALYFLCSSYARPNALVPSSLLCITFGSPLIGNATLSQAILRERWGGKFCHVVAQHDIMPRLLFSPFNSMPPRLTTLIYNLMQSWHVSMRYPQFSRPKSHLSDDEKSMLHHYISMHIGEVATAAAGQKRQTSPYQPFGNYALCSAEGLVCMDDPLTVVKMLHLTFMTGNGISNFEEQHLDYGDLVSKISENLQFKKQPCHEECESKSRYSVGISLALEASGINVQDMGNMEARECHELSMCQRPKLHSASLAIKLAKVTPCRAQIEWYKALCDDDMGYYDCFKLERASKREAKVNMNRIRLGQFWDELLSMLQHNELPHNFLKRDKWVNAAQFYKLLVEPLDIAEYYRCKLHKTKGHYLSHGRERRYEVFEKWWNENKDKNSLDKAERKRSKYAGLTQDSCFWAKVEEVRECLTNAMNEKSPTKLVKLWENINGFESYANRLIEQKEVSIDVLAPRSSYSLWLNELKELKLKQGCCILSSSVLVGITGGT; from the exons ATGGCTTCTCGCATGGAGCTGGAGCGATCCAT GTTCGAGACAAGCCATGTCCTTGGGGCGCTCCTGGCCTCCTCCCCTCTGCTGACCCAGGCGTGGAGCGGCTGCCTGCGGGCCAATGCCGGCAGCACCAGCTTCGTTCTCGACCGCTGCGGCGACACGGTGTTCGTCGCCTTCTCCGGAGCACAGATTACCGCTTCGTCGCCGGCGGCCACCTCTGGCCTCTGTGGTGGGTTCTTCGACCCTGTTCCCCTCCCCAGCGATTCGCGCGAGCTCTTCGCGCCGTTGGAGGCGGGCGAAGGGAACGACGGAGGGAAGCCGCAACCGGTTCTCCTCCAGGCCGGCGCCCTTCATCTCTTTATGAATTTCTACCATAGCTCCGAGTTCCAG CTGATGATATCAGAGACAAAAAACCAGTTGGTGGTTTTGACTGGCCATTCTATGGGTGGTTGCTTAGCCTCTCTTTTGGCCCTTTATTTCCTCTGCTCATCTTATGCTCGACCAAATGCTCTGGTACCCAGTTCACTACTCTGCATCACATTTGGAAGCCCATTAATTGGGAATGCAACACTATCCCAAGCGATTTTGAGGGAACGTTGGGGTGGAAAGTTCTGCCATGTTGTTGCACAGCATGACATCATGCCAAGGCTGCTATTCAGCCCTTTCAATTCCATGCCTCCCCGGTTAACTACCTTGATTTACAATCTCATGCAGTCATGGCATGTCTCAATGCGGTATCCTCAGTTCTCAAGACCCAAATCGCACTTGTCTGATGACGAGAAATCAATGCTGCATCACTATATATCAATGCACATCGGTGAAGTAGCAACGGCAGCAGCAGGGCAAAAGCGGCAAACTAGCCCCTATCAACCATTTGGAAACTATGCTTTGTGTTCTGCAGAAGGTTTAGTGTGCATGGATGATCCACTCACTGTGGTGAAGATGCTCCACCTGACCTTCATGACTGGTAATGGAATTAGCAACTTTGAGGAGCAGCATCTCGACTATGGAGATCTTGTTTCAAAGATATCAGAAAACTTACAATTCAAGAAGCAGCCCTGCCATGAAGAATGTGAATCCAAATCTAGGTATAGCGTAGGGATCTCACTGGCTTTAGAGGCTTCAGGGATTAATGTTCAG GACATGGGCAACATGGAGGCCCGAGAATGTCATGAACTGAGCATGTGCCAGCGCCCAAAGCTGCACAGCGCAAGCTTGGCAATAAAGCTAGCCAAGGTGACGCCATGCCGTGCCCAGATCGAGTGGTACAAAGCATTGTGTGATGATGACATGGGCTACTATGACTGCTTCAAGCTCGAGAGGGCATCCAAGCGTGAAGCAAAGGTCAACATGAATCGCATCAGGCTTGGCCAATTCTGGGATGAGTTGCTCTCCATGCTTCAGCACAACGAGCTACCGCACAATTTCCTAAAGCGTGATAAGTGGGTCAATGCTGCACAATTCTACAAGCTCCTTGTCGAACCCCTTGATATTGCTGAGTACTACCGATGCAAGCTCCACAAGACCAAGGGCCACTACCTGAGCCATGGCAGGGAGAGGAGGTATGAGGTGTTTGAGAAATGGTGGAATGAGAACAAGGATAAAAATTCTCTGGATAAGGCTGAACGTAAGAGGAGCAAGTATGCTGGACTGACTCAGGACTCGTGTTTTtgggccaaggtggaggaggtgAGGGAGTGCCTTACGAATGCAATGAATGAGAAGAGCCCCACTAAACTGGTGAAGCTGTGGGAGAACATCAATGGCTTTGAGAGTTACGCAAATAGGCTGATTGAGCAAAAGGAGGTGTCGATCGATGTGCTGGCCCCGCGGTCAAGCTACAGCTTGTGGTTGAATGAACTGAAGGAATTGAAGCTGAAGCAGGGATGCTGTATTCTTTCGTCCTCTGTACTAGTTGGAATAACCGGAGGGACATAG